The following coding sequences are from one Collimonas arenae window:
- a CDS encoding SMP-30/gluconolactonase/LRE family protein encodes MKPSILLPAVTLLATLLCSQHSAFAGDVALPSTASPSQTASTLPLPPDWYPESLAVGPDGAFYVGSWHQGAIARVPANGGAPQVLVAPGSNGLANSQGVLVDATHQLLWVCSGNWGFTSVPSTPSALKSYDLASGTPRASYPMPDKGYCNDLVQDSHGTLYVTDSFHARVLRLEPGDDTLRIWKEDPQLSPGKDGFFLNGIALDGDRHLYVSLIAAVPYLLQIDIGADGAAAAVSRVEMPRVLKNADAIRIYAPGRMAIFESNAFGNDGPYGGQISVAHLDGKQATLQTIVSGLNDPSSGVVVGDRVYFIESKYTLLFKHKDDPANIPQNVPFDVQSRQLPE; translated from the coding sequence ATGAAACCAAGCATCTTGTTGCCTGCGGTCACCTTGTTGGCGACTCTGCTCTGCAGCCAACACTCGGCATTCGCCGGGGATGTTGCATTGCCATCCACAGCATCGCCATCCCAAACCGCATCAACCTTGCCATTGCCGCCCGATTGGTATCCGGAAAGCCTTGCCGTCGGCCCGGACGGTGCGTTCTATGTGGGCAGCTGGCACCAGGGCGCGATCGCGCGCGTACCTGCCAACGGTGGCGCGCCGCAGGTTCTGGTCGCACCCGGTTCCAACGGCCTTGCCAATAGCCAAGGGGTGTTGGTGGACGCTACGCATCAATTGCTGTGGGTATGCTCCGGCAATTGGGGTTTCACCAGCGTGCCGTCGACGCCGAGCGCACTGAAAAGCTACGACCTGGCTAGCGGTACACCGCGCGCCAGCTATCCGATGCCGGACAAAGGTTATTGCAACGATCTGGTGCAAGATAGCCACGGCACGTTGTATGTCACCGACTCGTTCCATGCACGCGTGCTGCGGCTGGAGCCGGGCGACGACACCTTGCGCATCTGGAAAGAAGATCCGCAACTGAGTCCGGGTAAGGATGGTTTCTTCCTCAACGGCATCGCGCTGGATGGCGACCGCCACCTGTATGTCAGCCTGATAGCAGCCGTGCCATATTTGCTGCAGATCGATATCGGCGCCGATGGCGCAGCCGCTGCGGTGAGCCGGGTCGAGATGCCGCGCGTGCTGAAGAATGCCGATGCGATCCGTATCTATGCGCCCGGCCGGATGGCGATTTTCGAGAGTAATGCGTTCGGCAACGACGGTCCGTATGGCGGCCAGATCAGCGTCGCGCATCTTGACGGCAAGCAGGCAACGCTGCAAACCATCGTCTCCGGCCTGAATGATCCATCCTCCGGCGTGGTGGTGGGTGACCGTGTGTATTTCATCGAATCGAAATATACGCTGCTGTTCAAGCATAAGGACGATCCTGCGAATATTCCGCAGAACGTGCCGTTCGATGTGCAATCACGCCAGTTGCCGGAGTAA
- a CDS encoding GNAT family N-acetyltransferase produces the protein MITITTYSEQHRSGIVDLILPIQQGEFGLAITLEEQPDLLDIPAFYQSGHGNFWVALADGEVVGSISLRDIGNGQAALRKMFVKPAFRGREHQVAQQLLQALFDWSTAQGLREVFLGTTSAFLAAHRFYEKHGFVEIAADELPAAFPRMRLDTKFYRYSL, from the coding sequence ATGATCACGATCACCACTTACTCTGAACAGCATCGCAGCGGCATCGTCGACCTTATCCTGCCGATCCAGCAAGGCGAATTCGGCCTGGCCATCACACTTGAAGAACAGCCCGACCTACTCGATATCCCTGCTTTTTACCAAAGCGGCCATGGCAATTTCTGGGTGGCGCTGGCGGATGGCGAAGTGGTGGGCAGCATTTCCCTGCGCGATATCGGCAACGGGCAAGCGGCATTGCGCAAGATGTTCGTCAAGCCGGCATTTCGCGGGCGAGAACATCAGGTTGCGCAGCAGCTATTGCAGGCATTGTTCGACTGGTCGACCGCACAAGGCTTGCGCGAAGTATTCCTCGGCACCACCTCGGCCTTCCTGGCGGCGCACCGCTTTTACGAGAAGCACGGTTTCGTTGAAATAGCTGCGGACGAGTTGCCCGCAGCATTTCCGCGCATGCGACTTGACACGAAGTTCTACCGCTATAGCCTGTAA
- a CDS encoding tetratricopeptide repeat protein, which produces MKKWLILLSCFLLGACASMPPPRADGLFNDQLFSAPSQPISAAEVFAISPPMRKFLASPEIVHQMHAYGSQRGLFDALYSKGQLRLEYDSVQTRNAAQTFEARSGNCLSLVIMTAAFARQLGLPVRFQRVLMDESWTRNGDIYFASGHVNLTLGKKMTDADTRYDQSRLMTIDFLPPEDITGQRIADLAEATVVAMYMNNRAAETLAAGQLDDAYWWAREAIRQDPNFLSSYNTLGVIYRRHGNLGEAEQALRRVYEREPNNTVVMFNLQAALKDLGRTAEAQALATRLAQLQPEAPFHYFSLGMEAMRAGDFKAAKALFTKELARDPYYHEFQFWLGIACLRLGETDEAVQHMAIALENSTTHRDHELYAAKLDRLKAQLPH; this is translated from the coding sequence ATGAAGAAGTGGCTCATCCTGCTGTCTTGTTTTCTACTCGGTGCATGCGCAAGCATGCCGCCGCCGCGGGCCGACGGCCTGTTCAACGACCAGTTGTTCAGCGCGCCATCGCAGCCCATCAGCGCCGCCGAGGTGTTTGCAATCAGTCCGCCGATGCGCAAGTTCCTCGCCAGTCCCGAAATTGTCCACCAGATGCATGCCTATGGCAGCCAGCGCGGCCTGTTTGATGCGCTCTACAGCAAGGGCCAGTTACGGCTCGAATACGATTCGGTGCAGACCCGCAACGCCGCCCAGACTTTCGAGGCCCGTTCCGGCAATTGTCTGTCGCTGGTCATCATGACCGCCGCCTTCGCCCGCCAGCTTGGTTTGCCGGTGCGCTTCCAGCGGGTGTTGATGGATGAATCGTGGACCCGCAACGGCGACATCTATTTCGCCAGCGGCCACGTCAACCTGACGCTCGGCAAGAAAATGACCGATGCCGACACTCGCTACGATCAGAGCCGCCTGATGACCATCGACTTCCTGCCGCCGGAAGATATTACCGGCCAGCGCATCGCCGATCTGGCCGAAGCCACGGTGGTCGCCATGTACATGAATAACCGTGCGGCCGAGACGCTGGCGGCGGGTCAATTGGACGACGCCTATTGGTGGGCGCGTGAAGCGATCCGCCAGGATCCGAATTTCCTCAGTTCCTACAACACCCTCGGCGTCATCTACCGCCGCCACGGCAACCTGGGCGAAGCAGAACAAGCCTTGCGGCGCGTGTATGAGCGCGAGCCGAATAACACGGTGGTCATGTTCAATTTGCAGGCGGCGCTCAAGGACCTTGGCCGCACTGCCGAAGCGCAGGCCCTGGCGACGCGGCTGGCGCAGTTGCAGCCGGAAGCGCCGTTCCATTATTTCAGCCTCGGCATGGAGGCCATGCGTGCCGGCGATTTCAAGGCTGCCAAGGCGCTGTTCACCAAAGAACTGGCGCGCGATCCGTACTATCACGAGTTCCAGTTCTGGCTAGGCATTGCCTGCCTGCGCCTGGGCGAAACCGACGAGGCCGTGCAGCACATGGCGATTGCGCTGGAAAACAGCACCACCCATCGCGACCATGAGCTGTACGCCGCCAAGCTCGACCGGCTCAAGGCGCAGCTGCCGCATTAG
- a CDS encoding DUF1993 domain-containing protein yields MQSLSMYQISVPVFVRGLGILAAYLEKAEAHAKANNIDPAEMVNARLAPDMLTLAGQVQRASDTSKNAIGRLSSIEAPRMEDNEVTLADLQARVAKTIAFLETVKPEDLSGSETREVTLSFSKFKTTLKGDAYLLTFALPNFFFHLTTVHDILRNKGLAVGKIDYLGHFDMVPV; encoded by the coding sequence ATGCAGTCCTTATCGATGTATCAAATCTCAGTCCCGGTGTTCGTCCGCGGATTAGGAATTCTTGCGGCGTATCTAGAGAAGGCCGAAGCGCATGCCAAAGCCAACAATATCGATCCTGCCGAGATGGTCAACGCGCGCCTGGCGCCGGACATGCTGACGCTGGCCGGTCAGGTGCAGCGGGCTAGCGATACGTCAAAGAACGCGATTGGGCGCTTGTCGTCGATCGAAGCGCCGCGCATGGAAGATAACGAGGTAACGCTTGCGGATCTGCAGGCTCGGGTGGCCAAGACGATTGCGTTTCTGGAGACGGTAAAACCCGAGGATTTGTCGGGAAGCGAGACGCGCGAAGTGACGCTGAGTTTCAGCAAGTTCAAAACGACGTTAAAAGGCGATGCGTACTTGCTGACCTTCGCCTTGCCAAACTTCTTCTTCCACCTGACCACCGTGCACGACATTTTGCGCAACAAGGGATTGGCGGTAGGGAAGATCGATTACCTGGGACATTTCGATATGGTGCCGGTCTAA
- a CDS encoding CBS domain-containing protein — MKTVAQILKSKQNQATYTISPSAKVFDAIRMMADKSVGALLVTEGEQIVGIVTERDYARKMILLGRSSNDTYVRDIMTTSVMYVRLDDTNEQCMALMTENRLRHLPILDNGKLVGIISIGDLVKDIISEQQFIIQQLEHYIMGRPGIS; from the coding sequence GTGAAAACCGTCGCACAGATTCTCAAATCCAAGCAAAACCAGGCCACCTATACTATTTCTCCTTCCGCCAAGGTGTTTGACGCCATCCGGATGATGGCCGACAAGAGCGTCGGTGCTCTGTTGGTGACCGAAGGCGAGCAGATCGTTGGCATCGTCACCGAACGTGACTATGCCCGCAAGATGATCCTGCTGGGGCGTTCCTCCAACGACACCTACGTACGCGACATCATGACCACATCGGTCATGTATGTGCGTCTCGACGATACCAATGAGCAATGCATGGCCCTGATGACCGAGAACCGGCTGCGCCATTTGCCGATTCTCGATAACGGCAAGTTGGTCGGCATCATCTCGATCGGCGACTTGGTCAAGGACATCATTTCGGAACAGCAATTCATCATCCAGCAGCTGGAGCATTACATAATGGGACGTCCTGGTATAAGCTGA
- a CDS encoding GNAT family N-acetyltransferase has protein sequence MSSPTFIETERAVLVQLHPDNAHLLLAYQMANRAHLEPWEPARTEDFYTPESCHRRSESAYRAFEDGVALHFIAIGRQSQRMIAGCNFTNIVRGPLLGCNLGYSIDREHEGRGLMREIASAGIDHVFSELGLHRIMANHAPRNLRSEQLLRRLGFEREGYAKAYLKIAGKWEDMVLNSLINPVG, from the coding sequence ATGTCGTCGCCAACGTTCATTGAAACCGAAAGAGCCGTACTGGTCCAGTTACATCCCGATAATGCACATCTGTTGCTGGCTTACCAGATGGCCAATCGCGCCCATCTGGAGCCGTGGGAGCCGGCTCGCACCGAGGATTTTTACACGCCTGAAAGTTGTCATCGGCGTAGCGAAAGCGCCTACCGCGCTTTCGAGGATGGGGTGGCGCTGCATTTCATCGCGATTGGGCGCCAATCTCAAAGAATGATCGCCGGCTGTAATTTCACCAACATCGTCCGAGGTCCATTACTTGGATGCAATCTCGGTTATTCGATCGACCGCGAACACGAAGGGCGCGGCCTGATGCGTGAAATCGCCAGTGCCGGTATCGATCACGTATTCTCGGAGCTTGGCCTGCATCGCATCATGGCCAATCATGCGCCGCGCAACCTGCGCAGCGAGCAACTTCTGCGGCGTCTTGGTTTTGAGCGGGAGGGATATGCCAAGGCCTATCTGAAAATTGCTGGAAAATGGGAGGATATGGTGCTCAACTCCCTGATCAATCCCGTGGGTTAA
- a CDS encoding LysR family transcriptional regulator, with translation MDRLTSMAVFVRVVEKGSFARAAEDSDMSTTMVANHVRSLEEHLGARLLERTTRRHSLTEIGSVYLERCRDVLSSVQAADHVAEALRAVPRGKLRMTAPVTYGAHRLVPLIGEYMALFPEVQVELVLNDRVVDMVEEGFEVALRSGSIGNANLVARPLRPSSMLAVASPAYLQRHGKPMHPAELAGHNCLCFMPWGRDSSWRFSRGEETVELPVRGAFACNNGQALLTAALHGIGVVVQADVLLEDAIASGKLVHLLPEWSLPTRSIHLVRTRDARPTPKLRTFVDFLVQRLG, from the coding sequence ATGGATAGATTGACCAGCATGGCTGTATTTGTACGCGTCGTGGAAAAGGGCAGTTTCGCCAGGGCGGCCGAGGATTCCGACATGTCGACCACGATGGTCGCCAATCATGTGCGGTCGCTGGAGGAGCATCTTGGCGCGCGCCTGCTGGAGCGCACCACACGCCGCCATAGCCTGACCGAGATCGGCAGCGTTTATCTGGAGCGTTGCCGCGACGTACTCAGCAGCGTGCAGGCCGCCGATCATGTAGCCGAAGCATTACGCGCCGTGCCGCGCGGCAAACTCAGGATGACCGCCCCGGTCACCTACGGCGCACATCGCCTGGTGCCGCTGATCGGCGAATACATGGCACTGTTTCCGGAAGTGCAGGTGGAGTTGGTGCTGAATGACAGGGTGGTCGATATGGTGGAGGAAGGTTTTGAAGTGGCGCTGCGTTCCGGCAGCATCGGCAATGCCAACCTGGTTGCCCGTCCTTTGCGGCCATCAAGCATGTTGGCAGTGGCCAGTCCGGCCTACCTGCAGCGGCACGGCAAACCAATGCATCCGGCCGAACTGGCGGGCCACAATTGTCTGTGTTTCATGCCCTGGGGCCGGGATTCATCCTGGCGTTTCAGCCGGGGCGAGGAGACCGTGGAGCTGCCGGTGCGCGGCGCGTTTGCCTGCAACAACGGCCAGGCGTTGCTGACTGCGGCACTGCATGGCATCGGCGTGGTGGTGCAGGCCGATGTGCTGTTGGAAGACGCCATCGCCTCCGGCAAGTTGGTGCATCTGCTGCCGGAATGGAGCCTGCCGACCCGTTCTATCCATCTGGTGCGTACGCGCGACGCGCGGCCTACCCCCAAACTGCGCACCTTCGTCGATTTCCTGGTGCAGCGGCTGGGCTGA
- a CDS encoding acid phosphatase has translation MRKFIASALLMSFVACSAAPALAREENPFITSREINLIELLAPPPANESEKTRFELAEVIAVQSTRTPEMVARAQADSAENIWRFADVMGVKFKPEQLPLFTKFFQRVVDSEGAVVDTYKDVWKRPRPYLYSEMVKPVVKLSHSGSYPSGHATAGTLMGIVLSNMVPEKRAEIMARAAEYANNRVVGGVHYRSDIEAGRITGTVIAARLQTRDDFNQAFEAAKSELRGVLELGPEPVASK, from the coding sequence ATGCGTAAATTCATTGCTTCCGCATTGCTTATGTCTTTTGTCGCCTGCAGCGCCGCACCGGCTCTGGCGCGCGAAGAAAACCCGTTCATCACGTCACGGGAAATCAACCTGATCGAATTGCTGGCGCCGCCGCCAGCGAATGAATCGGAAAAAACCAGGTTCGAACTCGCCGAAGTCATCGCCGTGCAATCGACCCGCACACCGGAAATGGTGGCCCGTGCGCAAGCGGACTCCGCCGAAAACATCTGGCGTTTTGCCGACGTGATGGGCGTGAAATTCAAGCCGGAACAGCTGCCGCTGTTCACCAAGTTTTTCCAGCGTGTGGTGGATTCGGAAGGTGCGGTGGTCGATACCTACAAGGATGTCTGGAAGCGTCCTCGTCCTTATCTGTATAGCGAGATGGTCAAGCCGGTCGTCAAATTGTCGCATTCCGGTTCGTATCCTTCCGGCCACGCTACTGCCGGTACCCTGATGGGTATCGTGTTGTCCAATATGGTTCCCGAGAAGCGCGCCGAGATCATGGCGCGCGCCGCCGAATACGCCAATAACCGTGTCGTTGGCGGCGTTCATTATCGCTCGGACATCGAGGCCGGTCGCATCACCGGCACGGTGATTGCCGCCCGCCTGCAGACCCGTGACGATTTCAACCAGGCTTTCGAAGCGGCCAAGAGCGAATTGCGCGGCGTTCTGGAGTTGGGGCCGGAGCCAGTGGCCAGCAAGTAA
- a CDS encoding TonB family protein, producing MSTIFRHFPGRAFALAILAELVIVAVLALMLAGAVSSKPALSEPVPIMLVSEEPAPPEPTPPAPPPPKPQPPVALPKPQVQPKTKVAPPKPTPPAAVAAAPSPTPSESAPQAETPTAFSEPVRTPPAPPPPAGNKDAPNAEYAAKVKAAVQAAVVYPPAAAALHFSGRVRVEFHLRDGVAGQARIVTPSGIGMIDRAALQSVQNARYPEAPPDMQGKDHVYQVWVEFTS from the coding sequence TCGCCGTTTTGGCGCTAATGCTGGCTGGCGCTGTATCGTCCAAACCTGCGCTGTCGGAGCCGGTGCCGATCATGCTGGTCAGCGAAGAACCAGCGCCACCGGAACCGACGCCGCCTGCTCCACCGCCACCGAAGCCACAGCCGCCGGTCGCCTTGCCCAAGCCGCAAGTGCAACCCAAGACCAAGGTGGCGCCGCCGAAGCCGACACCGCCGGCTGCTGTCGCTGCTGCGCCAAGCCCAACGCCAAGCGAGTCTGCGCCGCAAGCAGAAACGCCGACTGCATTTTCCGAGCCGGTGCGAACACCGCCGGCGCCGCCTCCGCCTGCAGGTAACAAAGATGCTCCCAACGCAGAGTATGCGGCCAAGGTCAAAGCGGCGGTGCAAGCTGCCGTGGTGTATCCACCGGCAGCAGCGGCGCTACATTTTTCCGGGCGGGTACGGGTCGAATTCCATCTGCGCGACGGTGTCGCCGGACAGGCCAGGATCGTTACCCCGAGCGGAATCGGCATGATCGACCGTGCGGCGCTGCAATCGGTACAGAATGCCCGCTATCCGGAGGCACCGCCCGATATGCAGGGCAAGGATCACGTGTACCAGGTATGGGTGGAATTTACATCCTGA